The Novosphingobium resinovorum nucleotide sequence GGCAAGGAACAACACGCTGTTCGCTATGTCTTCCGGCGTGGCGAGGCGGCCGAGAGGACTGTAAGTTTCCATCTTGGCGAGGAAATCGCCGTCGCTCTCGCCGTCGAGCTTGTTGCCCATGAGCATTTCGGTGGGCACTGCGCCCGGCAGCACCGCGTTGACGCGCACTCCGTAGCGGCCCGCCGCGCGCGCCGCGGTGCGCGTGGTCATCAGCACCGCCGCCTTGGAGCCGCAATAGGCCGCGCCGGTGGGGTTGGCGGTGATCGACATGCCCGAACCCATGTTGACGATGGCGCCGCCGTTGCCCTTCACCTTCATTCGCCGGATCGCGTGCTTGCAGCCGAGGAACACGCCGTCGGAATTGATCGCGAAGTGCTTCTGCCACATCTCCAGCG carries:
- a CDS encoding SDR family NAD(P)-dependent oxidoreductase, with the translated sequence MIQDNFAGLNVVVTGGAGGLGQAIVSAFAARGATVISADLAASGDTSTDGKIIERTLDVTSEDSWIALMDYIDRELGGIDVLVNNAGIYRPNIAFEDMPLEMWQKHFAINSDGVFLGCKHAIRRMKVKGNGGAIVNMGSGMSITANPTGAAYCGSKAAVLMTTRTAARAAGRYGVRVNAVLPGAVPTEMLMGNKLDGESDGDFLAKMETYSPLGRLATPEDIANSVLFLADPANKAVSGVFIPVDGGNIPGA